One part of the Arabidopsis thaliana chromosome 4, partial sequence genome encodes these proteins:
- a CDS encoding Tryptophan RNA-binding attenuator protein-like protein (Tryptophan RNA-binding attenuator protein-like; CONTAINS InterPro DOMAIN/s: Protein of unknown function DUF124 (InterPro:IPR002838), Tryptophan RNA-binding attenuator protein-like (InterPro:IPR016031); BEST Arabidopsis thaliana protein match is: Tryptophan RNA-binding attenuator protein-like (TAIR:AT5G47420.1); Has 30201 Blast hits to 17322 proteins in 780 species: Archae - 12; Bacteria - 1396; Metazoa - 17338; Fungi - 3422; Plants - 5037; Viruses - 0; Other Eukaryotes - 2996 (source: NCBI BLink).), producing the protein MAAPFFSTPFQPYVYQSQEDTITPFQILGGEAQVVQIMLKPQEKVIAKPGSMCYMSGSIEMDNTYTPEQEVGVVQWILGKSVSSIVLRNTGQNDGFVGIAAPSLARILPLDLAMFGGDILCQPDAFLCSVHDVKVVNTVYQRHRARNIAAAGAEGVLRQRLSGQGLAFIIAGGSVVQKNLEVGEVLTIDVSCIAALTPSINFQIKYNAAPVRRAVFGGDNVVTATLTGPGIVFIQSLPFHRLSQRIARSVTSPNMRENPRLLVQIGLFIFLAYVVIVSSLILTEM; encoded by the exons ATGGCTGCTCCGTTTTTCTCTACTCCATTTCAGCCTTATGTCTATCAG AGTCAAGAAGATACGATCACACCTTTCCAAATTTTGGGTGGTGAAGCACAGGTTGTTCAG ATAATGTTAAAACCACAAGAGAAGGTCATTGCTAAGCCTG GTTCAATGTGCTACATGTCTGGGTCCATTGAGATGGATAATACTTATACCCCTGAACAAGAAGTTGGAGTTGTACAATGGATTTTAGGAAAGAGTGTTAGTAGTATAGTTCTTCGTAACACTGGGCAAAACGATGGATTTGTTGGTATCGCTGCACCTTCTTTGGCAAGGATTCTCCCA CTTGATTTGGCAATGTTTGGTGGGGACATCTTATGCCAG CCAGATGCATTTCTCTGTTCTGTCCATGATGTGAAGGTCGTAAACACTGTGTATCAGAGACATCGAGCAAGAAACATTGCTGCAGCTGGGGCTGAG GGGGTTCTGAGACAAAGGCTTTCTGGTCAGGGTCTTGCTTTTATTATCGCTGGCGGCTCTG TTGTACAGAAAAACCTGGAGGTGGGAGAAGTTCTCACCATTGACGTTTCTTGCATTGCCGCTCTCACTCCGTCGATCAATTTCCAAATCAAATACAATGCTGCTCCTGTAAGACGGGCAGTTTTCGGG gGTGATAATGTAGTAACAGCAACTCTAACGGGACCAGGCATCGTGTTCATCCAAAGTTTACCGTTTCATCGACTCTCGCAGCGAATTGCAAG GTCGGTGACGTCCCCAAATATGAGAGAAAATCCAAGATTATTAGTTCAAATAGGGTTATTCATATTTCTTGCATACGTTGTAATTGTGTCCTCTTTAATCCTTACTGAAATGTGA
- a CDS encoding O-fucosyltransferase family protein (O-fucosyltransferase family protein; CONTAINS InterPro DOMAIN/s: GDP-fucose protein O-fucosyltransferase (InterPro:IPR019378); Has 42 Blast hits to 40 proteins in 15 species: Archae - 0; Bacteria - 0; Metazoa - 0; Fungi - 3; Plants - 37; Viruses - 0; Other Eukaryotes - 2 (source: NCBI BLink).) — protein sequence MNNFFNPSRPSPRPWPNRKKQTDKSAIFLCSVSILVVFFIVVFFITYSEMPKSLFSISAFSGSVQFPQCRSEILTRTLLGQKFLWYAPHSGFSNQLSEFKNALLMAGILNRTLIIPPILDHHAVALGSCPKFRVLSPSEIRISVWNHSIELLKTDRYVSMADIVDISSLVSSSAVRVIDFRYFASLQCGVDLETLCTDDLAEQSQAYESLKQCGYLLSGVRGNVDKCLYAVDEDCRTTVWTYKNGEADGRLDSFQPDEKLKKKKKLSNVRRRRDVYKTLGHGTEAESAAILAFGSLFTAPYKGSELYIDIHKSPKIKSLVEKVDFLPFVREIMIAGKKFASETIKAPFLCAQLRLLDGQFKNHRESTFTGLYQKLEALSVKNPGLINVFVMTDLPEFNWTGTYLGDLSKNSTNFKLHFIGEQDEFLARTEHELDSASHGQKFGSIPMSLDSIKKMQTHCYPHGGSNVQLYIEEAVCSCASLGFVGTPGSTIADSVEMMRKYNACSSS from the exons ATGAACAACTTCTTCAATCCCAGTAGACCAAGCCCACGTCCATGGCCAAACAGGAAGAAGCAAACCGACAAATCTGCGATATTTCTTTGCTCCGTTTCTATACTTGTTGTGTTCttcatcgtcgtcttcttcatcacttaCTCCGAGATGCCCAAGTCCTTGTTCTCAATCTCTGCATTTTCTGGATCCGTTCAATTCCCTCAGTGCAGATCCGAGATACTAACCCGAACTCTTCTAGGTCAGAAGTTTCTCTGGTACGCTCCTCACAGTGGATTCAGTAATCAGCTATCGGAATTTAAGAATGCGCTTCTTATGGCGGGAATTCTTAATCGGACCCTAATTATTCCTCCGATTCTGGATCATCACGCCGTTGCTCTCGGTAGTTGTCctaaatttagggttttgagtcCCAGCGAGATACGAATCTCAGTTTGGAATCATTCAATTGAGCTTCTTAAGACTGACAG GTACGTTTCGATGGCTGATATTGTAGACATTTCGTCGCTGGTATCTTCTTCGGCTGTTCGAGTCATTGATTTTAGGTACTTTGCATCACTACAGTGTGGTGTTGACTTGGAGACTCTATGCACTGATGATTTAGCTGAACAGTCTCAGGCTTATGAGTCACTGAAACAGTGTGGCTATTTGTTATCTGGAGTTCGTGGTAATGTAGATAAATGTTTGTATGCTGTGGATGAAGATTGTAGAACCACTGTTTGGACTTATAAAAATGGAGAAGCTGATGGGAGATTAGATTCGTTCCAGCCTGATGAGAagctcaagaagaaaaagaaattgtcCAACGTGAGAAGGCGAAGAGATGTGTATAAGACTCTTGGACATGGTACAGAAGCTGAGTCTGCAGCTATTCTAGCATTTGGGAGCCTCTTCACAGCTCCATACAAAGGCTCAGAGCTGTATATCGATATCCATAAATCTCCAAAGATAAAATCTTTGGTTGAGAAGGTCGATTTCCTTCCTTTTGTTCGAGAGATAATGATCGCGGGAAAGAAATTTGCTTCAGAAACCATAAAGGCGCCGTTTCTTTGTGCACAACTTAGATTACTAGATGGCCAGTTCAAGAATCATCGGGAGAGCACTTTTACGGGTTTATATCAGAAGTTGGAAGCTTTGAGCGTTAAGAATCCTGGTCTAATTAATGTGTTTGTAATGACAGACCTTCCTGAATTTAACTGGACCGGAACTTACTTGGGTGATTTGTCTAAGAACTCTACAAATTTCAAGCTCCACTTTATAGGGGAACAAGATGAATTCTTAGCGCGAACAGAGCATGAACTTGATTCAGCGAGTCACGGCCAGAAATTTGGGTCTATTCCGATGAGTCTTGATAGTATAAAAAAGATGCAGACCCATTGTTACCCTCATGGAGGATCCAATGTGCAGCTTTACATAGAGGAAGCTGTTTGTAGCTGTGCTTCACTGGGTTTTGTTGGTACTCCAGGGTCTACAATAGCTGATAGTGTAGAGATGATGAGGAAATACAATGCGTGTAGTAGTAGTTGA
- a CDS encoding chromogranin (DUF1639) (Protein of unknown function (DUF1639); FUNCTIONS IN: molecular_function unknown; INVOLVED IN: biological_process unknown; LOCATED IN: chloroplast; CONTAINS InterPro DOMAIN/s: Protein of unknown function DUF1639 (InterPro:IPR012438); BEST Arabidopsis thaliana protein match is: Protein of unknown function (DUF1639) (TAIR:AT3G60410.3); Has 30201 Blast hits to 17322 proteins in 780 species: Archae - 12; Bacteria - 1396; Metazoa - 17338; Fungi - 3422; Plants - 5037; Viruses - 0; Other Eukaryotes - 2996 (source: NCBI BLink).): MSANSKSERSASQSAETVAVSNRVVASRSSRQPRLSFSSFAPSSEHDNLKKLKSDEISPAREEVPVSVKEREETEEEEAKRTWNLRPRKAYGGSKKGNGVFTAEVCGGGGGGGSEVKNQKSGAGIEPKSNRQRGIPAESPGLGGGEVANENHRLWVALARDEIEEDLFSMSGNRSSRRPRKRAKAMQKHLDVIFPGLGLVGMNADCFRVATSPAK, encoded by the exons ATGTCTGCGAATTCCAAGTCGGAGAGGTCTGCTTCTCAATCGGCGGAGACGGTGGCTGTTTCTAACCGTGTCGTGGCGTCACGGTCAAGTCGTCAGCCgcgtctctctttctcctcctttGCTCCCTCATCAGAGCACGATAACCTGAAGAAGCTGAAATCCGATGAGATTTCTCCCGCGAGAGAGGAAGTGCCGGTGTCGGtgaaggagagagaagaaacggaggaggaggaagcgAAGAGGACGTGGAATCTTCGTCCGAGGAAGGCTTATGGTGGTTCGAAGAAAGGAAACGGCGTGTTCACGGCGGAGGTTTGCggtggcggcggaggaggaggttCGGAGGTGAAGAATCAGAAATCAGGCGCAGGAATTGAGCCGAAATCGAACAGGCAGAGAGGAATCCCGGCGGAATCACCCGGATTAGGCGGTGGTGAGGTTGCAAACGAGAATCATAGGCTTTGGGTTGCTCTAGCTCGAGACGAGATCGAAGAAGATTTGTTCAGCATGAGTGGGAACAGGTCATCTCGCCGGCCAAGGAAGAGGGCAAAAGCTATGCAGAAACATCTCGAT GTCATTTTCCCTGGATTGGGTCTCGTTGGGATGAATGCTGATTGCTTCAGAGTAGCCACTTCTCCGGCTAAG TGA
- a CDS encoding chromogranin (DUF1639) — MSANSKSERSASQSAETVAVSNRVVASRSSRQPRLSFSSFAPSSEHDNLKKLKSDEISPAREEVPVSVKEREETEEEEAKRTWNLRPRKAYGGSKKGNGVFTAEVCGGGGGGGSEVKNQKSGAGIEPKSNRQRGIPAESPGLGGGEVANENHRLWVALARDEIEEDLFSMSGNRSSRRPRKRAKAMQKHLDVSHQVIFPGLGLVGMNADCFRVATSPAK; from the exons ATGTCTGCGAATTCCAAGTCGGAGAGGTCTGCTTCTCAATCGGCGGAGACGGTGGCTGTTTCTAACCGTGTCGTGGCGTCACGGTCAAGTCGTCAGCCgcgtctctctttctcctcctttGCTCCCTCATCAGAGCACGATAACCTGAAGAAGCTGAAATCCGATGAGATTTCTCCCGCGAGAGAGGAAGTGCCGGTGTCGGtgaaggagagagaagaaacggaggaggaggaagcgAAGAGGACGTGGAATCTTCGTCCGAGGAAGGCTTATGGTGGTTCGAAGAAAGGAAACGGCGTGTTCACGGCGGAGGTTTGCggtggcggcggaggaggaggttCGGAGGTGAAGAATCAGAAATCAGGCGCAGGAATTGAGCCGAAATCGAACAGGCAGAGAGGAATCCCGGCGGAATCACCCGGATTAGGCGGTGGTGAGGTTGCAAACGAGAATCATAGGCTTTGGGTTGCTCTAGCTCGAGACGAGATCGAAGAAGATTTGTTCAGCATGAGTGGGAACAGGTCATCTCGCCGGCCAAGGAAGAGGGCAAAAGCTATGCAGAAACATCTCGATGTAAGTCACCAG GTCATTTTCCCTGGATTGGGTCTCGTTGGGATGAATGCTGATTGCTTCAGAGTAGCCACTTCTCCGGCTAAG TGA
- a CDS encoding chromogranin (DUF1639) — protein MSANSKSERSASQSAETVAVSNRVVASRSSRQPRLSFSSFAPSSEHDNLKKLKSDEISPAREEVPVSVKEREETEEEEAKRTWNLRPRKAYGGSKKGNGVFTAEVCGGGGGGGSEVKNQKSGAGIEPKSNRQRGIPAESPGLGGGEVANENHRLWVALARDEIEEDLFSMSGNRSSRRPRKRAKAMQKHLDVIFPGLGLVGMNADCFRVATSPAKVSFDQSTYLLDESLDQPAL, from the exons ATGTCTGCGAATTCCAAGTCGGAGAGGTCTGCTTCTCAATCGGCGGAGACGGTGGCTGTTTCTAACCGTGTCGTGGCGTCACGGTCAAGTCGTCAGCCgcgtctctctttctcctcctttGCTCCCTCATCAGAGCACGATAACCTGAAGAAGCTGAAATCCGATGAGATTTCTCCCGCGAGAGAGGAAGTGCCGGTGTCGGtgaaggagagagaagaaacggaggaggaggaagcgAAGAGGACGTGGAATCTTCGTCCGAGGAAGGCTTATGGTGGTTCGAAGAAAGGAAACGGCGTGTTCACGGCGGAGGTTTGCggtggcggcggaggaggaggttCGGAGGTGAAGAATCAGAAATCAGGCGCAGGAATTGAGCCGAAATCGAACAGGCAGAGAGGAATCCCGGCGGAATCACCCGGATTAGGCGGTGGTGAGGTTGCAAACGAGAATCATAGGCTTTGGGTTGCTCTAGCTCGAGACGAGATCGAAGAAGATTTGTTCAGCATGAGTGGGAACAGGTCATCTCGCCGGCCAAGGAAGAGGGCAAAAGCTATGCAGAAACATCTCGAT GTCATTTTCCCTGGATTGGGTCTCGTTGGGATGAATGCTGATTGCTTCAGAGTAGCCACTTCTCCGGCTAAGGTTAGCTTTGATCAGTCCACTTACTTGCTCGATGAAAGCTTGGATCAACCTGCCCTTTAG